In Rahnella sikkimica, the following are encoded in one genomic region:
- a CDS encoding methyl-accepting chemotaxis protein, which translates to MLKTIRSRIITACIAIVVCSLVINTFLSYTVADKYNSQATDTTLNALTSSHTQGISDWVSAKTGMIASLQQVALTEDPVPVLKQISAAGGFTNVYVGYANKTAKFADPTGVPSDYDPTGRPWYKQAAEAGHPVATPPYVDSGTGKLVVTFAVPVMDGGTLKAIVAGDVSMDSVVNNVNTIHPTPGSFGMLVDKSGVIIAHPDDKLALKPFSSLAEGVNLQDLFAAKTPVDIQLSGVTKRVRALPVAGTEWYTLVLQDKSESTAGMRSLLTSSVITLFVIVLISAAVIGLIITKSFHRLSVVRDTLNAISSGEDDLTQRLPTDGHDEVTQIARAFNTFVDKLSKVMSEIRTTSESVKIAADEIAAGNNDLSGRTESAAASLQQTAASLEQITATVSQSASSAKQASATARSASEAATRGDEVVTKVITTMESIESASSKIGDITGVIDGIAFQTNILALNAAVEAARAGEQGRGFAVVASEVRSLAQRSAQAAKEIKVLIESTVTSVASGSAQVRLASDSMSEIVSNVSNVSSVMMEITHASEEQMLSIHEINKAITQLDGMVQQNAAMVQESTGAASALQEQATGLALAVGHFRV; encoded by the coding sequence ATGCTAAAGACAATTCGTTCGCGCATTATTACCGCCTGCATCGCCATTGTGGTGTGCTCGCTGGTGATCAATACCTTCCTCAGTTACACCGTTGCAGATAAATACAACAGTCAGGCGACAGACACCACGCTCAACGCCCTGACCTCCAGCCACACGCAAGGGATCAGCGATTGGGTCAGTGCAAAAACAGGGATGATTGCTTCACTTCAGCAGGTTGCGTTAACGGAAGATCCGGTTCCGGTGCTCAAGCAAATTTCCGCTGCGGGCGGATTTACTAACGTTTACGTCGGTTATGCGAATAAAACCGCGAAATTCGCCGATCCGACCGGCGTGCCGTCCGATTACGATCCGACGGGCCGTCCGTGGTACAAGCAGGCAGCAGAAGCCGGGCATCCGGTTGCCACGCCGCCGTATGTCGATTCGGGCACTGGTAAGTTAGTGGTCACATTCGCCGTACCCGTTATGGACGGTGGCACGCTGAAAGCCATTGTCGCCGGTGATGTCTCGATGGACAGCGTGGTGAATAACGTCAATACCATCCATCCGACGCCCGGCAGTTTCGGGATGCTGGTGGATAAATCCGGTGTGATCATTGCGCACCCGGACGATAAGCTGGCCCTGAAACCGTTCAGTTCGCTGGCGGAAGGCGTGAATTTGCAGGATTTATTCGCGGCGAAAACGCCGGTGGATATTCAGCTCAGTGGCGTCACTAAACGCGTCCGTGCGCTGCCGGTCGCGGGCACCGAATGGTACACGCTGGTGTTGCAGGACAAGAGCGAATCCACGGCGGGGATGCGTTCGCTGCTGACCTCTTCGGTGATTACGCTGTTTGTGATCGTGCTGATTTCTGCTGCCGTGATTGGCCTGATCATCACCAAATCGTTCCACCGTCTTTCAGTGGTGCGCGATACGCTCAACGCCATCAGCTCCGGCGAAGACGATCTGACCCAACGCTTACCGACCGACGGCCATGACGAGGTGACGCAAATCGCCCGTGCGTTCAATACGTTTGTCGATAAGCTCAGCAAGGTGATGTCCGAAATCCGCACCACCAGCGAATCCGTCAAAATTGCCGCCGATGAAATTGCCGCCGGGAATAACGATTTGTCGGGGCGCACCGAATCCGCTGCTGCCAGTCTGCAACAAACCGCCGCGTCGCTGGAGCAGATCACCGCCACGGTGTCTCAGTCCGCCAGCTCCGCCAAACAGGCCAGCGCGACGGCGAGATCCGCCTCAGAAGCCGCCACACGCGGTGACGAAGTGGTGACGAAAGTCATTACGACGATGGAAAGTATTGAAAGCGCGTCGTCAAAAATCGGGGATATCACCGGCGTTATCGACGGCATTGCGTTCCAGACCAACATTCTGGCACTGAACGCTGCGGTTGAAGCCGCGCGTGCCGGTGAACAGGGGCGCGGATTTGCCGTGGTCGCCAGCGAAGTGCGCAGTCTGGCGCAGCGCAGCGCCCAGGCGGCAAAAGAGATCAAAGTGCTGATTGAATCGACGGTCACCAGCGTGGCGTCCGGTTCCGCGCAGGTGCGTCTCGCCAGCGACAGCATGAGTGAAATCGTCAGCAACGTGTCGAATGTCAGCAGCGTGATGATGGAAATCACCCACGCGTCCGAAGAACAGATGCTGAGTATTCATGAAATCAACAAGGCGATTACCCAGCTTGATGGCATGGTGCAGCAGAATGCGGCGATGGTTCAGGAATCCACCGGCGCGGCGTCTGCCTTGCAGGAACAGGCCACCGGTCTGGCGCTCGCCGTCGGGCATTTCCGCGTGTAA
- a CDS encoding TIM barrel protein, producing the protein MSELKFATRLNSFASGAYLYWPELKGKPSVLQMIERAATVKGLTHLDLNYPQHMTDDVKTMRQKIEEVGLAVNGMQMRWDAPEFKIGAFTNPDPKIRRQAIELTKRGIDAGREFGASIMTLWMGQDGFDYCFQADYKKMWEDAVSAVREVAEYAPDIDVSIEYKPNEPRAYSIFPNATTCLLAVEEAGCKNLGITLDFAHVLFANEVPAFAAAMVARRSRLLGLDLNDGWGKRDDGLMVGSVNPRATLEFLLQMKRDGYKGAYYFDTFPDASGLDPVREAETNIATVIRLLKLCEKLENNPALNEAISRQDAVASQQIVNDVMLAQ; encoded by the coding sequence ATGTCAGAACTTAAATTTGCCACACGTCTGAACTCGTTTGCCTCGGGGGCTTATCTTTACTGGCCGGAACTGAAAGGCAAACCTTCAGTACTGCAAATGATCGAACGTGCAGCTACGGTTAAAGGATTGACACATCTTGACCTGAATTATCCCCAGCACATGACTGACGACGTCAAAACCATGCGTCAGAAAATCGAAGAAGTCGGGCTGGCGGTCAACGGGATGCAAATGCGCTGGGATGCTCCGGAATTTAAAATCGGCGCATTTACCAACCCGGACCCCAAAATTCGTCGTCAGGCGATTGAGTTAACCAAACGCGGCATCGACGCCGGGCGCGAATTCGGTGCCAGCATCATGACGCTGTGGATGGGGCAGGACGGTTTCGATTATTGCTTCCAGGCTGACTACAAAAAAATGTGGGAAGACGCGGTCAGCGCGGTGCGCGAAGTGGCGGAATATGCGCCGGACATCGACGTCAGCATTGAATACAAACCCAACGAACCGCGCGCTTACAGCATCTTCCCGAATGCCACCACCTGTCTGCTGGCGGTGGAAGAAGCCGGTTGCAAGAATTTAGGTATCACGCTGGATTTCGCGCATGTGCTGTTTGCCAATGAAGTCCCGGCGTTTGCCGCGGCGATGGTCGCACGCCGTTCACGCCTGCTCGGGCTGGATCTCAACGACGGCTGGGGCAAACGTGACGACGGCCTGATGGTCGGCTCCGTGAATCCACGCGCCACGCTGGAATTCCTGCTGCAAATGAAGCGTGACGGCTATAAAGGTGCGTATTACTTCGATACGTTCCCGGACGCCAGCGGTCTGGATCCGGTTCGCGAAGCCGAAACCAATATCGCGACCGTGATCCGTTTACTGAAACTGTGTGAAAAGCTCGAAAACAACCCGGCGCTGAATGAAGCCATCAGCAGGCAGGATGCCGTCGCCTCTCAGCAAATCGTCAATGACGTGATGCTGGCGCAATAA